Proteins from one Nymphalis io chromosome 23, ilAglIoxx1.1, whole genome shotgun sequence genomic window:
- the LOC126777585 gene encoding uncharacterized protein LOC126777585: MESIKESLAAMTDLFNSRMNEFQQDLQRTTTPATVPSLSSEFNSFKSFVLTALSGLQRQIEFLAREMDRTEMQRRRKVLLFHGVSEERSEDATARVTSLVAEHLALPNFSTSSIKSCHRLGRPLDSKPRPIVVKFTETAIRDKVWFAKTKLKGTGVTESEFLTKSRHNVFLEARKRFGINKCWTRDGLIHIIAPDGSRHRAECLSDLDSISTCKSPVQKIPITNTSDKVVLQRSKRVVKK, translated from the coding sequence ATGGAATCTATCAAGGAGTCTCTGGCTGCAATGACCGACTTATTCAACAGCCGTATGAATGAATTCCAGCAAGACTTACAGAGGACAACAACACCTGCGACTGTGCCTTCTCTTTCATCGGAGTTCAATTCTTTTAAGTCTTTTGTTCTCACTGCACTAAGTGGACTTCAGCGACAAATTGAGTTTCTCGCCAGGGAAATGGATCGGACTGAAATGCAGAGACGTCGAAAAGTGCTTCTTTTCCATGGTGTTAGCGAAGAGAGATCCGAGGATGCCACTGCTCGCGTTACCAGCCTTGTTGCGGAGCACTTGGCCTTGCCAAATTTTTCTACCAGCAGTATCAAATCTTGTCATCGCTTGGGAAGACCTTTGGACAGCAAGCCCAGACCTATAGTGGTCAAATTTACCGAGACTGCTATTAGGGATAAGGTCTGGTTCGCCAAAACGAAGTTGAAGGGCACCGGTGTCACAGAGTCAGAGTTCCTGACGAAAAGCCGACACAATGTGTTTTTGGAGGCCAGGAAGCGGTTCGGCATCAACAAGTGTTGGACACGAGACGGTTTGATACACATTATCGCCCCAGATGGATCTAGACATCGTGCCGAATGTTTATCTGATCTTGACTCGATTTCAACTTGTAAGTCCCCAGTCCAAAAAATTCCCATCACAAACACTAGCGATAAAGTTGTATTGCAGAGGTCAAAGCGCGTAGTtaagaaatag